From the Prosthecobacter sp. SYSU 5D2 genome, the window AAAGTACTGAAGGCTGGTCAGACCCCCGATCAGAGCGACCAGCGCCCCCAGCAGACCGGCTGCCTGACGGTAACCCTTCGAGGCAGCAAATTTTTTGGCCAGTTGCCACATCAGCAGTGACAGGGCGGCGCAGAGCAGGGCCACGCAGTTGTTGACCCGCATCACCATCATGCCTGGCAGACCGGCAATGTAATGAAGCGATGGAATCATCCACACGGCCAGATTGCTGCCTGCGATCAGCACCGTTCCCAACACAGCGGCTTTGACAATGCCGTCACAAATACGCTCTGCCTGCGGTAGCTGAGAATCAGCCACACTCAGGGGGGAGCGCGAGGTCAGAGGGACAGCCACAGGAAGGAGGATAAATTCAACGCAGCTTCTATCACTTTCCTCCAATGTCTAAACCGGTTTTAAAAGAATCCATTTAACGTAAAGACTTTTGAGGTGGAATAATAACGTTTCACCCCCTTTTAAAGTTGCCTGAGCGGGCATTTTGCCAGGTTTTCTAACCATTCGACTTTAGTGGTTAGACGCAGAGTCAGTCCAGGTGCAGAATGCGCACAATCTCCGCCTTGGCGGCGGGATGGCGAAAGGCTCCGTGACGGGCTGGCACAATCAGTTCGGAAGTCGCACCCTCGAGCCGGCTGCTGGTATAGGGTACGATGCCGTCGGTGCTTTTTTCCAGCGGGCCCTTCCAGCCCCGGTTGCCAATGATGCTGTGCGTCCGCACATGACCGGGGATTGGCAGATCCGCCAGGATGCGCAGCGTCGGCTGCTTGGGTGACAGGGAGCTGACGCTGTCCATGCGGCCGGTGCCCAGGGCCTCATAGGCAGGGGTGAAGGCGCCGGGATTATCCGCATAGATGCGCTTGAAAAAGTCCTGAAACTGAACCGGTGGCCGGGTGAGCAGGCTGCCCACTTTCCCCACCGGATTATCCGCCATGCGGCTGCCACGGTGCGGCGTGGAGATGAAGATGACGCGGTGGATGGTGCGGTCCGGCTGCCATTCGAAGGCCTCGTTCAGCACCTTCCGGTCTTCAGCGGACAGCTTGAGCTGCTCAGGCGGGACCGTGAAGGCGGCTTCCCAAAAAGCATCTCCGGGGGTGACGATGAGGCTCTTGCCGATGAGGCCGCCCATGCTGTGGACGAGCAGCGTCGTCTTCTGCATGGCGGGGTCGTTTCCGTCCGGGTCTAACAATAAGCGTAACTCTTTGAGCTGGCTTCTGAGGATGCGGGATGAGTACAGCGCCGGTGCGGAGGTGTTGTAAAGGTAATGCCAGATCTGGTAGCGGCTGCGGATGCGCGGATCCGCCCACAGATCGTTGCTGATGTCCGCCCAGGCCAGCGGTGTGGACAGCAGGCCATGGATCATGATGAGCGGCTCCTTCTGCGGATCGTAAGCTTCCATCAGGTAGAGCTGCGGTTTGCGTTTCGGTGTCGGCGTCAGCATGTCCAGGATGCCGGACTGGCGCAGCGCGCCTGCACGGGACAGCGCCGCTGCCCAGGAACTGGAAAAGTCCGCTGCCAGCAGTTGCTTCCGGCCCTTGTACATGACGGTTTCATATTTGAGCGATGGCAGCAGACGGATGCGTACGCGCTGCACACCTCTCTGCGCAGGCCCTGCCTCCGCCACTGCCGTCAGCGGGCGGCTGATCGCCT encodes:
- a CDS encoding alpha/beta hydrolase, yielding MSLPAMFSWTLAAAVLLNSCALAPARLIRPLQSQIRQINAEPPASLHQLLSTVVTEAPDSPEGSKALGEVVERWKKEKLPARSPVKVKDKDAIHFEVVMEGAHPGDDPLSYFDEIQAASGFKTTRIRHHQRPGIGAPLIALRENKERERIERFFPPEAISRPLTAVAEAGPAQRGVQRVRIRLLPSLKYETVMYKGRKQLLAADFSSSWAAALSRAGALRQSGILDMLTPTPKRKPQLYLMEAYDPQKEPLIMIHGLLSTPLAWADISNDLWADPRIRSRYQIWHYLYNTSAPALYSSRILRSQLKELRLLLDPDGNDPAMQKTTLLVHSMGGLIGKSLIVTPGDAFWEAAFTVPPEQLKLSAEDRKVLNEAFEWQPDRTIHRVIFISTPHRGSRMADNPVGKVGSLLTRPPVQFQDFFKRIYADNPGAFTPAYEALGTGRMDSVSSLSPKQPTLRILADLPIPGHVRTHSIIGNRGWKGPLEKSTDGIVPYTSSRLEGATSELIVPARHGAFRHPAAKAEIVRILHLD